In Amycolatopsis coloradensis, one genomic interval encodes:
- a CDS encoding PD-(D/E)XK nuclease family protein, protein MEQIGFDFGVEAPRKLTKVSPARLATFEDCPRRYRMAYLDRPSPARTGAWAHSTLGAVVHNALRALFDLPVIKRVPQRAMALVAEHWKDAGFEDADQAARYRARAKAWVAEYVEHNDVSVDPVGLERWVSAPVTLEPGSGPSLIIEGRADRIDQRGRELVIIDYKTGRREPDEYEARSSQALALYAVAAARTLRTPCYQVELHHVPTGTIAAAEHTEKSLKRHLQRADETAGDLRLAADTLDAGGDEDVLFPARPGRRCSWCDFRPSCAAGQEAGPAAQPWELLAP, encoded by the coding sequence ATGGAGCAGATTGGTTTCGACTTCGGCGTCGAGGCGCCGCGCAAGCTGACGAAGGTCTCGCCCGCGCGCCTCGCGACGTTCGAAGATTGCCCGCGCCGCTACCGCATGGCGTATCTCGACCGTCCGTCCCCGGCACGCACCGGCGCGTGGGCGCACAGCACGCTGGGTGCGGTGGTGCACAACGCTTTGCGGGCGTTGTTCGACCTGCCGGTGATCAAGCGCGTGCCGCAGCGGGCGATGGCGCTCGTCGCCGAACACTGGAAGGACGCCGGGTTCGAAGACGCCGACCAGGCCGCCCGGTACCGCGCCAGGGCCAAGGCCTGGGTCGCGGAGTACGTCGAGCACAACGACGTCAGCGTCGATCCCGTCGGGCTGGAGCGCTGGGTTTCGGCGCCGGTCACGCTGGAGCCGGGCAGCGGGCCCAGCCTCATCATCGAGGGCCGCGCCGACCGGATCGACCAGCGCGGCCGCGAATTGGTGATCATCGATTACAAGACCGGCCGCCGCGAGCCGGACGAGTACGAGGCGCGTTCGTCGCAGGCCTTGGCGCTGTACGCGGTCGCGGCCGCCAGGACGCTGCGGACGCCGTGCTACCAGGTCGAGCTGCACCACGTGCCCACCGGGACCATCGCGGCCGCCGAGCACACCGAAAAGAGCCTGAAACGGCATCTCCAACGCGCCGACGAGACCGCCGGGGACCTGCGGCTGGCAGCGGATACCCTGGACGCCGGCGGCGACGAGGACGTGTTGTTCCCGGCGCGCCCTGGCCGTCGTTGCTCATGGTGCGACTTCCGGCCCAGTTGCGCGGCAGGCCAGGAGGCCGGGCCCGCGGCTCAGCCGTGGGAGTTGCTGGCGCCCTAG
- a CDS encoding MarC family protein has product MTITDFFDTRLFMSATITLIVIMDPPGTVPVFLSLTGRKSVAFRAKAARQAVLVSLLVISLFAVAGQAILSYLGIGIPALQGAGGLLLLLIALQLLTGKTGGEAEAAGDDVNVALVPLGTPLLAGPGAIAATIVFVRQADGHVGAYVALALSIVTVHFVLYLCMRYSGVVIRLIKESGITLLAKIAGLLLAAIAVELVANSVKGFISGT; this is encoded by the coding sequence GTGACGATCACGGACTTCTTCGACACGCGCCTGTTCATGAGCGCGACGATCACGCTGATCGTCATCATGGACCCGCCCGGCACGGTGCCGGTGTTCCTGAGCCTGACCGGCCGCAAATCGGTGGCGTTCCGCGCCAAGGCCGCGCGGCAGGCGGTGCTGGTCTCCTTGCTGGTGATCTCGCTGTTCGCCGTCGCGGGACAAGCGATCCTGTCGTACCTCGGCATCGGGATCCCGGCGCTGCAGGGCGCTGGCGGGCTGTTGCTGCTGCTCATCGCACTGCAGCTGCTGACCGGCAAGACCGGCGGCGAGGCCGAGGCGGCGGGCGACGACGTCAACGTCGCCCTCGTGCCGCTCGGGACACCGCTGCTCGCCGGCCCGGGCGCGATCGCCGCGACCATCGTCTTCGTCCGGCAGGCCGATGGGCACGTCGGCGCGTACGTGGCTCTCGCGCTTTCGATCGTGACGGTGCACTTCGTGCTGTACCTGTGCATGCGGTACTCGGGCGTGGTCATCCGGCTGATCAAGGAAAGCGGGATCACGCTGCTGGCGAAGATCGCCGGTCTGCTGCTGGCGGCGATCGCGGTCGAGCTGGTGGCGAACTCGGTGAAGGGCTTCATCTCGGGCACGTGA
- a CDS encoding PHP domain-containing protein, which translates to MRIDLHAHSTASDGTDSPAGLVAAAAKAGLDVVAITDHDTTAGWAPAAEALPPGLTLVPGAELSTISVDPVTGRHISVHLLAYLFDPASPSIVAEQTRLRSERRWRLRVMAERMAADGLPVDPDEVMSLLPEDGSAGRPHLAQALVRAGVVSSVNEAFGSYLGNGSGYFVARQDTLVEDAIDMIAEAGGVTVIAHPFAYTRGATITVDVLAGLAGHGLTGVEVDHPNHDEETRVQLHGLAGELGLVRTGSSDYHGTNKTIDLGDETTDPLALEELVARSTGYQVVTR; encoded by the coding sequence ATGCGCATCGACCTGCACGCCCACTCCACCGCCTCCGACGGCACCGACAGCCCTGCCGGGCTGGTCGCCGCCGCCGCGAAGGCGGGCCTCGACGTAGTCGCGATCACCGATCACGACACCACGGCCGGCTGGGCCCCGGCCGCCGAGGCACTTCCGCCGGGACTCACCCTGGTCCCCGGTGCCGAGCTGTCCACGATCTCCGTCGATCCGGTGACCGGGCGGCACATCAGCGTCCACCTGCTCGCGTACCTCTTCGACCCGGCGTCGCCGTCGATCGTCGCCGAACAGACCCGGCTCCGGTCGGAGCGGCGGTGGCGGCTGCGCGTGATGGCGGAGCGGATGGCCGCCGACGGTCTCCCCGTCGATCCCGACGAGGTCATGTCGCTGCTGCCGGAGGACGGTTCGGCCGGGCGGCCGCATCTCGCGCAGGCCCTGGTGCGGGCAGGCGTCGTCTCGTCGGTGAACGAGGCCTTCGGGAGCTATCTCGGCAACGGCAGCGGGTACTTCGTGGCGCGGCAGGACACGCTCGTGGAGGACGCGATCGACATGATCGCGGAGGCGGGCGGCGTCACCGTCATCGCGCACCCCTTCGCCTACACGCGCGGCGCGACCATCACCGTCGACGTGCTCGCCGGGCTGGCCGGGCACGGGCTCACCGGTGTCGAGGTCGATCACCCGAACCACGACGAGGAGACCCGCGTCCAGCTGCACGGGCTGGCGGGGGAGCTGGGGCTCGTGCGCACCGGTTCGAGCGACTACCACGGCACGAACAAGACCATCGATCTCGGCGACGAGACCACCGACCCGCTCGCGCTCGAAGAACTCGTCGCGCGGTCGACCGGCTACCAGGTCGTGACGCGGTGA
- a CDS encoding PH domain-containing protein, translated as MFAPRDPDEYLLDTERRVIRIRRHWAVLLWETFETAALLAVCVLVSYLLPPAAWIIQNILWYAALLIILRFAYVVMEWWVERLVVTDKRFVMTTGVFTTKVLMMPITKVTDLTYERSAWGRMMGYGTMVVESAGQIQALNRIDYLPKPEEFYDTISELVFGDKQKQAERFSMIKAQRAARGKKKVG; from the coding sequence ATGTTCGCCCCACGCGATCCAGACGAGTATCTCCTCGACACCGAGCGGCGGGTCATCAGGATCCGCCGGCACTGGGCTGTGCTGTTGTGGGAAACCTTCGAGACGGCCGCGTTGCTGGCCGTCTGCGTCCTGGTCTCCTACCTGTTGCCGCCCGCCGCGTGGATCATCCAGAACATCCTCTGGTATGCCGCGTTGCTCATCATCCTGCGCTTCGCGTACGTGGTGATGGAGTGGTGGGTCGAGCGCCTGGTGGTCACGGACAAGCGGTTCGTCATGACCACCGGTGTCTTCACCACGAAAGTGCTGATGATGCCGATCACCAAGGTCACCGACCTCACCTACGAGCGTTCGGCGTGGGGCCGGATGATGGGGTACGGGACCATGGTGGTCGAGTCCGCCGGTCAGATCCAGGCGCTGAACCGCATCGACTACCTGCCGAAGCCGGAAGAGTTCTACGACACGATTTCCGAGCTCGTCTTCGGCGACAAGCAAAAGCAGGCCGAGCGCTTTTCGATGATCAAGGCGCAGCGTGCGGCGCGCGGCAAGAAGAAGGTCGGTTAG
- a CDS encoding DUF2332 domain-containing protein, with protein MPIGLDEIKSRLRKFATVEAAGVSPLYEHLAAKASEDDDVAGLLTDARGGEARGTLLMATAHRLIQADPIHPLSRYYPSVGGFDGVDSETWPLFRSFLLERADKARTIISSRYTQTNEVRRAALLYPAMTTAAKEAGGKIALLEVGCSAGLLLGLDKYAYRYQCDGGEQLTAGPAKTAVGLHCALDLAPGAVTPKVPKKLTITARAGLDRAPVDLADEDELAWLEACVWADQPDRIRLLRTAAAAQGKQRPELIAGDAVDDLASAAATLPADAPLVVLTSHVLAYLGERRTDFLEALRKLAADRPLWWVSEEFYAAALEPLVPGRADLAEPADQAVLGLVRWDAGVPDVRALARTAPHGQRMTWLPV; from the coding sequence ATGCCCATCGGGCTGGATGAGATCAAGAGCCGTCTGCGGAAGTTCGCGACGGTCGAAGCGGCCGGGGTTTCGCCGCTGTACGAGCACCTGGCGGCGAAGGCGTCCGAGGACGACGATGTCGCCGGGCTCCTGACCGACGCCCGCGGCGGTGAAGCGCGCGGAACGCTGCTCATGGCGACGGCGCACCGGCTCATCCAGGCCGACCCCATCCACCCGCTCTCGCGGTACTACCCCTCCGTCGGCGGTTTCGACGGCGTGGACTCGGAGACCTGGCCGCTGTTCCGCTCGTTCCTGCTGGAACGAGCGGACAAGGCCAGGACGATCATCTCCTCGCGGTACACGCAGACCAACGAGGTCCGCCGTGCCGCGCTGCTCTACCCCGCGATGACGACGGCCGCGAAGGAGGCGGGCGGCAAGATCGCGCTGCTCGAGGTCGGCTGCAGCGCGGGCCTGCTGCTCGGCCTGGACAAATACGCCTACCGCTACCAGTGCGACGGCGGCGAACAGCTCACCGCCGGGCCCGCGAAGACCGCGGTCGGCCTGCACTGCGCGCTGGACCTCGCGCCCGGCGCCGTCACGCCGAAGGTGCCGAAGAAGCTGACGATCACCGCCCGCGCCGGCCTCGACCGCGCGCCGGTGGACCTCGCCGACGAGGACGAACTGGCCTGGCTCGAAGCCTGCGTCTGGGCCGACCAGCCGGACCGGATCCGGCTCCTGCGCACGGCCGCGGCGGCGCAGGGCAAGCAACGACCGGAGCTGATCGCGGGCGACGCCGTCGACGACCTCGCGTCGGCGGCCGCCACCCTGCCCGCCGACGCTCCGCTCGTCGTGTTGACCAGTCACGTGCTGGCGTACCTGGGGGAGCGGCGGACGGACTTCCTCGAGGCGCTCCGGAAACTCGCCGCGGACCGGCCGTTGTGGTGGGTCAGCGAGGAGTTCTACGCCGCCGCGCTGGAGCCTTTGGTGCCCGGCCGGGCCGATCTCGCCGAACCCGCCGACCAGGCCGTGCTCGGGCTCGTCCGCTGGGACGCCGGTGTCCCGGACGTACGGGCGCTGGCCCGGACGGCGCCGCACGGACAACGGATGACCTGGTTGCCGGTCTAG
- a CDS encoding MaoC family dehydratase yields MQFGRYYEEFEVGAVYKHWPGKTVTEYDDHLFCLITMNHHPLHLDSHYAEETTDFGKNVVVGNYIYSLLLGMSVPDVSGKAIANLEVESLKHVKPTFHGDTIYGETEVLDKTPSKSKDDRGVVYVETRGYKQDGTIVCVFRRKVMVPKRSYGDSRGGEQPGRPVPHE; encoded by the coding sequence GTGCAGTTCGGTCGCTATTACGAAGAGTTCGAGGTCGGTGCGGTCTACAAGCACTGGCCGGGTAAAACGGTCACCGAGTACGACGACCACCTGTTCTGCCTCATCACCATGAACCACCATCCGCTGCACCTCGACTCGCACTACGCCGAGGAGACCACCGACTTCGGCAAGAACGTCGTGGTCGGCAACTACATCTACTCGCTGCTGCTGGGGATGTCGGTGCCGGACGTGTCCGGCAAGGCGATCGCGAACCTCGAGGTCGAATCGCTGAAGCACGTGAAGCCGACCTTCCACGGCGACACCATCTACGGCGAGACCGAGGTGCTGGACAAGACGCCGTCGAAGTCGAAGGACGATCGCGGTGTCGTCTACGTCGAGACCCGCGGCTACAAGCAGGACGGCACGATCGTGTGTGTCTTCCGTCGCAAGGTGATGGTGCCGAAGCGGTCTTACGGAGACAGCAGGGGCGGTGAACAGCCCGGCCGCCCCGTCCCGCACGAATAA
- the corA gene encoding magnesium/cobalt transporter CorA, with the protein MPAIPSLGGLRGRSNGRAKSVPERPLPVPLSAYVVDCAVYVEGKRLPGRWTHAEAIKEVRKRHAGFVWIGLHEPDAVQIQGIADTFGLHELAVEDALEAHQRPKLERYDDTLFMVLKTVRYVEHESPATANEIVETGELMAFLGRDFVITVRHGNHSGLARLRRELDQDPERLDLGPSAVLHAIADHVVDHYLDVTTAIEADIDEMETHVFAPRSKVSAEQIYFMKREVLELRRAVMPLGTPLQRLAEGYTRLIPDEVRSYFRDVSDHLTTVAERVANFDELLTTLVDATLAKITLQQNTDMRKITAWAAIIAVPTALAGIYGMNFDYMPELHWRFGYPVAMTVIFGVCILLYRIFRKNRWL; encoded by the coding sequence ATGCCTGCCATTCCCTCGCTCGGCGGCCTTCGCGGCCGGAGCAACGGCCGCGCCAAGAGCGTCCCCGAACGCCCGCTGCCCGTCCCCCTTTCGGCGTACGTCGTCGATTGCGCGGTGTACGTGGAGGGCAAGCGCCTGCCCGGCCGCTGGACGCACGCCGAGGCCATCAAAGAGGTGCGCAAGCGGCACGCCGGGTTCGTCTGGATCGGCCTGCACGAGCCCGACGCGGTCCAGATCCAGGGCATCGCGGACACCTTCGGCCTCCACGAGCTGGCCGTCGAGGACGCGCTGGAAGCACACCAGCGGCCGAAGCTGGAGCGCTACGACGACACGCTGTTCATGGTGCTGAAGACCGTCCGGTACGTCGAGCACGAGTCGCCCGCGACGGCGAACGAGATCGTCGAGACCGGCGAGCTGATGGCCTTCCTCGGCCGCGACTTCGTGATCACGGTGCGGCACGGGAACCACTCGGGGCTCGCCAGGCTGCGCCGCGAACTCGACCAGGACCCGGAGCGGCTCGACCTCGGGCCGTCCGCGGTGCTGCACGCGATCGCGGATCACGTCGTCGACCACTACCTCGATGTCACCACCGCCATCGAGGCGGACATCGACGAGATGGAGACGCACGTCTTCGCGCCGCGGTCCAAGGTGAGCGCCGAGCAGATCTACTTCATGAAGCGCGAAGTGCTGGAGCTGCGCCGCGCGGTCATGCCGCTGGGCACCCCGCTGCAGCGCCTCGCCGAGGGCTACACGCGGCTGATCCCGGACGAGGTCCGCTCGTACTTCCGTGACGTCTCCGACCACTTGACGACCGTGGCGGAGCGGGTCGCGAACTTCGACGAACTGCTGACCACCCTGGTCGACGCGACACTGGCGAAGATCACGCTCCAGCAGAACACCGACATGCGCAAGATCACCGCGTGGGCGGCGATCATCGCGGTGCCGACGGCGCTCGCCGGGATCTACGGGATGAACTTCGACTACATGCCGGAACTGCATTGGCGTTTCGGCTACCCGGTGGCGATGACGGTCATCTTCGGCGTCTGCATCCTGCTCTACCGAATATTCAGGAAGAACCGCTGGCTCTGA
- a CDS encoding metallophosphoesterase family protein — protein sequence MKALVVADEVEERLWTSAVRNHRADLVIGAGDLPYDYLEFLAGALDVPCVFVPGNHDPDLSGYTRYGGLSMKDGFPTVWPGPAGGVNADGRIVDVGGLRFAGLGGSVRYNDGPNQWTQRQQARRARRLVRRARFRRWRDGRGVDVLLTHAPPRHCGDREDPPHRGFDCLHRTIELLRPKWLLHGHIHPHGEPVPDRVVGGTTVRNVVGHRIMEFS from the coding sequence GTGAAAGCGCTGGTCGTCGCGGACGAGGTCGAAGAGCGGTTGTGGACGTCCGCCGTCCGCAACCACCGGGCCGACCTCGTCATCGGCGCCGGCGACCTGCCGTACGACTACCTGGAGTTCCTGGCGGGCGCGCTCGACGTGCCGTGCGTGTTCGTCCCCGGCAACCACGACCCCGACCTGTCCGGCTACACGCGCTACGGCGGACTGTCCATGAAGGACGGTTTCCCCACCGTGTGGCCAGGGCCGGCGGGCGGGGTGAACGCGGACGGCCGCATCGTCGACGTCGGCGGGCTCCGGTTCGCCGGGCTCGGCGGCTCGGTGCGCTACAACGACGGCCCGAACCAGTGGACACAACGCCAGCAGGCGCGGCGTGCCCGGCGGCTGGTGCGCCGGGCCCGGTTCCGCCGCTGGCGGGACGGAAGGGGCGTCGACGTCCTGCTCACGCACGCGCCGCCGCGGCATTGCGGCGACCGCGAGGACCCGCCGCACCGCGGGTTCGACTGTCTCCATCGCACGATCGAGTTGCTGCGCCCGAAGTGGTTGCTGCACGGGCATATCCACCCGCACGGTGAACCCGTGCCGGACCGGGTGGTCGGCGGGACCACGGTCCGCAACGTCGTCGGGCACCGGATCATGGAGTTCTCATGA
- a CDS encoding ParB N-terminal domain-containing protein encodes MKDTGFPRADAEHDFLRARRRQVLSRLANWLRREPDDVNIMLPFHEVVDALGYLGERKIGARVIRLDSIVGSVDRGRDFDRRFRPTSGRVRERWERLALATRRGESIPPIEVYRVGELHFIIDGHHRVSVAHAMRLSTIEAMVTEVRTKLDPSGIRYRGDLIVKDYRRLFLERVPLSGHARASVVFTDPWDYARLGEHVEAWGFRLMQDEGAYSDRATLAQRWFDEEFVPVVAMLRQADLIGDRTDAEAYLWVACERYRLIRTHRWDDEVFEAVRSQSR; translated from the coding sequence ATGAAGGACACGGGCTTTCCCCGCGCGGACGCGGAGCACGACTTCCTTCGCGCGCGACGGCGTCAGGTGTTGTCACGGCTGGCGAACTGGCTGCGCCGCGAGCCCGACGACGTCAACATCATGCTGCCGTTCCACGAGGTGGTCGACGCGCTCGGCTATCTCGGCGAACGGAAGATCGGCGCGCGAGTGATCCGGCTCGATTCGATCGTCGGCAGCGTCGACCGCGGCCGCGACTTCGACCGCCGCTTCCGCCCGACGTCCGGGCGGGTCCGCGAACGCTGGGAACGGCTGGCGCTCGCCACCCGGCGCGGCGAGTCGATCCCGCCGATCGAGGTGTACCGCGTCGGCGAACTGCATTTCATCATCGACGGGCACCACCGCGTTTCGGTGGCGCACGCGATGCGACTGTCCACAATAGAGGCGATGGTCACCGAGGTGCGGACCAAACTGGACCCGAGCGGGATCCGGTACCGCGGCGACCTGATCGTGAAGGACTACCGGCGGCTGTTCCTGGAACGCGTCCCGCTTTCGGGGCACGCGCGGGCTTCTGTGGTATTCACGGACCCGTGGGACTACGCGCGGCTCGGCGAGCACGTCGAGGCGTGGGGTTTCCGGCTGATGCAGGACGAAGGGGCGTACTCGGACCGCGCGACGCTGGCGCAGCGGTGGTTCGACGAGGAGTTCGTGCCGGTGGTGGCGATGCTGCGGCAGGCGGACCTGATCGGAGACCGGACCGACGCCGAGGCGTACCTGTGGGTGGCTTGCGAACGGTACCGGCTGATCCGGACGCACCGGTGGGACGACGAGGTCTTCGAGGCCGTGCGGTCACAGTCCCGCTGA
- a CDS encoding MFS transporter produces MSDSSTAVATPPGDAAAQHANPHHSRRWLILVMIGLAQLMVVLDATVVNIALPSAQQDLEFSNDARQWVVTAYALAFGSLLLLGGRLADLFGRKRAFLVGLAGFAIVSAIGGAATSIEMLLVARAAQGVFGALLAPAALSLLTTTFTDPKERGKAFGVFGAIGGGGAAIGLLLGGVLTEYLDWRWSMYVNIIFAAIAFAGSAVLLKNSETDGPRPKLDIPGTITASAGLFALVYGFANAERDSWSSVSVWGFLAAGVVLLAAFVAIQQRVSHPLLPLRVLLDRDRGGSYLAMFLLAIGMFSIFLFLTFYIQLNLGFTPVQSGVAFLPMVATLMASATSATAVLLPKFGAKPLVSLGMLIAGAGLFWLSAIDVTSTYAGGVLFPLMVMGVGIGLAMAPAMSVATFGVDTHDAGVASAAVNTAQQVGGSIGTALLSTLAGNAATSFTAGKLPSAQLAAEAAVHSYTTAFVWGGWIFVIGAVICGLLLRSGAPAKAPEGASEGAPVAVHM; encoded by the coding sequence ATGTCTGACTCATCCACCGCTGTCGCCACGCCGCCGGGGGACGCGGCCGCGCAGCACGCCAACCCGCACCACTCCAGGAGATGGCTGATCCTGGTGATGATCGGCCTCGCTCAGCTGATGGTCGTCCTCGACGCCACCGTCGTGAATATCGCGCTGCCGTCGGCGCAGCAGGACCTCGAGTTCTCGAACGACGCCCGCCAATGGGTCGTCACCGCCTATGCGCTCGCGTTCGGCAGCCTGCTCCTGCTGGGCGGGCGGCTCGCGGATCTCTTCGGCCGCAAACGCGCGTTCCTCGTCGGGCTCGCCGGTTTCGCCATCGTGTCCGCGATCGGCGGCGCCGCCACCAGTATCGAAATGCTGCTCGTCGCCCGCGCCGCGCAAGGTGTCTTCGGCGCGCTTCTCGCCCCGGCCGCCCTTTCGCTGCTGACCACGACCTTCACCGACCCGAAGGAACGCGGCAAGGCGTTCGGGGTCTTCGGCGCGATCGGCGGTGGCGGCGCGGCGATCGGCCTGCTGCTCGGCGGCGTGCTGACCGAGTACCTCGACTGGCGCTGGTCGATGTACGTCAACATCATCTTCGCGGCGATCGCGTTCGCCGGTTCGGCCGTGCTGCTGAAGAACTCCGAAACCGACGGCCCGCGCCCGAAGCTCGACATCCCGGGCACGATCACCGCGTCGGCCGGTCTCTTCGCGCTCGTCTACGGCTTCGCGAACGCCGAGCGCGACTCGTGGTCCTCGGTCTCGGTGTGGGGTTTCCTCGCCGCCGGTGTCGTGCTGCTCGCCGCTTTCGTGGCGATCCAGCAGCGGGTCTCGCATCCGCTCCTGCCGCTGCGCGTGCTGCTCGACCGCGACCGCGGCGGCTCGTACCTCGCGATGTTCCTGCTCGCCATCGGGATGTTCTCGATCTTCCTGTTCCTCACCTTCTACATCCAGCTGAACCTCGGGTTCACGCCGGTGCAGAGCGGGGTCGCGTTCCTGCCGATGGTGGCCACCCTGATGGCCAGCGCGACATCGGCGACGGCCGTGCTGCTGCCGAAGTTCGGCGCGAAACCGTTGGTGTCACTGGGAATGCTGATCGCGGGGGCGGGGCTGTTCTGGCTCTCGGCCATCGACGTCACCAGCACGTACGCCGGCGGGGTGCTGTTCCCGCTGATGGTCATGGGTGTCGGCATCGGCCTCGCGATGGCGCCCGCGATGAGCGTCGCGACCTTCGGCGTCGACACGCACGACGCCGGTGTCGCGTCGGCGGCGGTCAACACCGCGCAGCAGGTCGGCGGCTCGATCGGGACCGCGCTGCTGAGCACGCTGGCCGGTAACGCGGCGACGTCGTTCACGGCCGGGAAGTTGCCTTCGGCGCAACTGGCGGCCGAAGCGGCAGTGCACAGCTACACGACCGCTTTCGTGTGGGGCGGGTGGATCTTCGTCATCGGTGCGGTGATCTGCGGGCTGCTGCTGCGGTCGGGTGCTCCGGCGAAGGCTCCCGAAGGTGCTTCGGAGGGTGCGCCGGTCGCCGTGCACATGTAG
- a CDS encoding TetR/AcrR family transcriptional regulator, whose product MARELAPAAPARPLRRDAELNRQRIIAAAHTVFGKRGLEATLDDVAHHAGVGVGTVYRRFPSKEHLVEAMFVDQFETIREFAEEALRAEDPWEGFAGFTWRAAELHAGDRGLREVMLSNVFGQERVAEAKSRMVPLITQLVERAQAAGALRADFVPTDIPLLHQMLGSVIEFTHGIQPDLWRRCLAMLLDGLRAEPGCATALPHPPLDVEALDEAMCSFRLPKLR is encoded by the coding sequence ATGGCTCGGGAACTCGCTCCTGCCGCACCGGCGCGGCCGCTGCGGCGCGACGCTGAACTCAACCGGCAGCGCATCATCGCGGCGGCACACACTGTCTTCGGAAAGCGCGGGCTCGAAGCGACTCTGGACGACGTCGCGCATCACGCGGGCGTCGGCGTGGGCACCGTCTATCGTCGATTTCCGAGCAAAGAACACCTGGTCGAAGCCATGTTCGTCGACCAGTTCGAGACGATCCGCGAGTTCGCCGAAGAAGCGCTTCGCGCCGAAGATCCCTGGGAGGGATTCGCAGGCTTCACGTGGCGCGCGGCCGAACTGCACGCCGGTGACCGCGGGTTACGTGAAGTCATGCTGTCGAACGTCTTCGGCCAGGAGCGCGTCGCCGAGGCGAAATCCCGCATGGTGCCGTTGATCACACAGCTCGTCGAACGGGCTCAGGCGGCCGGTGCCCTCCGCGCCGATTTCGTGCCGACGGACATACCGCTCCTGCACCAGATGCTCGGCTCGGTCATCGAGTTCACGCACGGTATCCAGCCGGACCTGTGGCGCCGGTGCCTCGCGATGCTGCTGGACGGCCTGCGCGCCGAACCCGGATGCGCCACCGCGTTGCCGCATCCGCCGCTGGACGTCGAGGCGCTGGACGAGGCGATGTGCTCGTTCCGGCTGCCCAAGCTGCGCTAG
- a CDS encoding PspC domain-containing protein, with amino-acid sequence MIGGVCAGLAKRFGTTPGKVRLLAVLSCLLPGPQFIVYLVLWLALPESEY; translated from the coding sequence ATGATCGGCGGCGTCTGCGCCGGTCTCGCCAAACGCTTCGGCACCACGCCGGGCAAGGTCCGTCTGCTCGCCGTGCTGTCCTGCCTGCTGCCCGGCCCGCAGTTCATCGTCTACCTCGTGCTGTGGCTCGCCCTGCCCGAGAGCGAGTACTGA
- a CDS encoding NPP1 family protein, producing the protein MPKKLSRRLLQGLVGAVLITTLAPAVAWAEPPQALPANATEADRKWQPAFDYDTDGCYPTPAISPTGAIATGLKNSGALNGQCRDRSDLDNTNSYARSKCNNGWCAHLYDLYFEKDQAVPGIDCCGHRHDIEHVVVWVNEGQARYVSTSAHGNYSTHDRSKVSWEGTHPKIVYHKDGASTHCFRIASATEPPENHYNAWQYPDLVSWDGFPPGIRDTLVRADFGSASLAIKDGAFEHNLGKAKPAGIPFDPHG; encoded by the coding sequence TTGCCGAAGAAGCTGTCACGCCGTCTCCTGCAGGGCCTGGTCGGAGCGGTCCTCATCACCACGCTCGCCCCCGCCGTCGCCTGGGCCGAACCACCACAGGCCTTGCCGGCGAACGCGACCGAAGCCGATCGCAAGTGGCAGCCCGCGTTCGACTACGACACCGACGGCTGCTACCCGACGCCCGCGATCTCACCGACCGGCGCGATCGCCACCGGTCTCAAGAACTCCGGAGCCCTCAACGGTCAGTGTCGCGACCGGTCGGACCTCGACAACACCAACTCCTACGCGCGGTCGAAGTGCAACAACGGCTGGTGCGCCCACCTCTACGACCTCTACTTCGAAAAGGACCAGGCCGTCCCGGGCATCGACTGCTGCGGGCACCGGCACGACATCGAACACGTCGTCGTCTGGGTCAACGAGGGCCAGGCCCGGTACGTCTCGACGTCAGCGCACGGCAACTACTCCACTCACGACCGCTCCAAGGTCTCCTGGGAGGGGACCCACCCGAAGATCGTCTATCACAAGGACGGCGCGAGCACCCACTGCTTCCGCATCGCGAGCGCGACCGAACCGCCGGAGAACCACTACAACGCCTGGCAGTACCCGGACCTCGTCAGCTGGGACGGGTTCCCGCCCGGTATCCGGGACACGCTCGTCCGCGCCGATTTCGGCAGCGCGAGCCTGGCGATCAAGGACGGCGCCTTCGAACACAATCTGGGAAAGGCCAAACCGGCGGGCATCCCCTTCGATCCCCACGGCTGA